In the genome of Halapricum salinum, one region contains:
- a CDS encoding bifunctional nuclease family protein, whose translation MEHEATVEGVGVGVGDGGTGAPVVLLRVREELVPIFVSADQAQSMQLAIDEAPFERPLTHDLLIEMVSEFGAAIDRVRIDDLADGTFYAKIDAEQYNGGERKDAVFDARPSDGIAIALRVDCPIIVTDTVVDEAGQPPEAFEVDADDPEDLGDFDF comes from the coding sequence ATGGAACACGAGGCCACAGTCGAAGGTGTGGGTGTCGGCGTCGGCGACGGCGGTACGGGTGCGCCAGTCGTCCTCCTGCGGGTGCGAGAGGAGCTCGTGCCGATCTTCGTCAGCGCCGACCAGGCCCAGTCGATGCAACTGGCGATCGACGAGGCCCCGTTCGAGCGTCCGCTGACCCACGATCTCCTCATCGAGATGGTCTCGGAGTTCGGCGCGGCGATCGACCGGGTTCGGATCGACGATCTGGCCGACGGGACCTTCTACGCCAAGATCGACGCCGAACAGTACAACGGCGGCGAGCGCAAAGACGCCGTCTTCGACGCCCGCCCCTCCGACGGGATCGCGATCGCGCTCCGGGTCGACTGTCCGATCATCGTCACCGATACGGTCGTCGACGAGGCCGGCCAGCCGCCCGAGGCCTTCGAGGTCGACGCCGACGACCCGGAGGATCTCGGCGACTTCGATTTCTGA
- a CDS encoding HAD family hydrolase: MYDAVVFDNDGVLLELTELEPHYDGAREAFAAVGIEEPADSDVEAMSIGVTPAKLDDVCQRYDLDPATFWRERDRAIAQRQHEEMRAGRKRPYDDINHLDALECPLGVVSSNQDATVDFAFEHFGLDHHFETVYGRPPTVESLHRKKPEPYYLERALSDLGTREALYVGDSETDVEAAHAAGIDSAFVRRPHRDDTELSVSPDYEITGLDEVVDLTTAGRASDD, translated from the coding sequence ATGTACGACGCGGTCGTCTTCGACAACGACGGGGTCTTGCTGGAACTCACCGAGCTGGAACCACACTACGACGGTGCTCGGGAAGCTTTCGCCGCCGTCGGGATCGAGGAGCCTGCCGACAGCGACGTCGAGGCGATGAGCATCGGCGTGACGCCGGCGAAACTCGATGACGTCTGCCAGCGCTACGATCTCGATCCAGCCACCTTCTGGCGCGAGCGCGACCGGGCAATCGCACAGCGCCAGCACGAGGAGATGCGCGCCGGGCGAAAGCGTCCCTACGACGATATCAACCACCTCGACGCTCTGGAGTGTCCGCTCGGGGTCGTCAGTTCCAACCAGGACGCGACCGTCGACTTCGCCTTCGAGCACTTCGGCCTCGACCACCACTTCGAGACGGTCTACGGCCGCCCACCGACGGTCGAGAGTCTCCACCGGAAGAAACCTGAACCCTACTATCTCGAACGGGCGCTCTCGGATCTGGGGACTCGCGAGGCGCTGTACGTCGGCGACAGCGAGACCGACGTCGAGGCCGCCCACGCCGCCGGGATCGATTCGGCGTTCGTCCGGCGACCGCACCGTGACGACACCGAGCTGTCGGTGAGTCCCGACTACGAGATCACGGGCCTGGACGAGGTTGTCGATCTGACGACTGCGGGGCGGGCGAGCGACGATTGA
- the carB gene encoding carbamoyl-phosphate synthase large subunit, with protein MTDDEDRTILLIGSGPIQIGQAAEFDYSGAQACRALQEEGARVVLVNSNPATIMTDPEMADKVYLEPINTEAISEIIRKEQPDGVIAGLGGQTGLNVTAELAEEGVLEEHDVEVMGTPLDTIYATEDREQFRDRMEKIDEPVPESITIEAMDEVEDAVEQVGGLPVIMRTTYTLGGAGSGVIDDMDELKEAVRKGLRLSRNNEVMITESIDGWVELEYEVMRDADDSCIIICNMENLDPMGIHTGESTVVTPSQVIPDEGHQEMRDSALKVIRELGIEGGCNIQHAWRDDGTPGGEYRVVEVNPRVSRSSALASKATGYPIARVTAKVAMGKRLHEIENEITGQTTAAFEPAIDYIVTKVPRWPVDKFRDVDFELGPAMKSTGEAMSIGRTFPESLLKALRSSEYNPAVDWEDIGDEELEAEYLETPRPDRPYAIFEAFSRGYTVSEINDLTEIREWYLERFEQVADAAEAAQNGDFEIAGQAGFTDQEITAIAGGEFNDTHHSWLPADVEDGDDEEVEAAADGGATIPDTVTVETVAAETTDRDFKLVDTCAGEFKATTPYYYSSRDPHSVMDRDELLVDRDVESVVVVGGGPIRIGQGVEFDYCSVHAVRALREMGIEAHVVNNNPETVSTDYDTSDGLFFEPVTAEEVADVIEATDADGVMVQFGGQTSVDIGHPLEQELQRRDLDCEIMGTSVDAMDLAEDRDRFNRLMDDLGIAQAEGGSATSEEEALELAQEIGYPVLVRPSYVLGGRAMDIVYNDEDLKTYIEEAVRVSPDKPILIDDFLADAVELDVDAVADGEDVLIGGVMEHVETAGVHSGDSACMIPPRSQEIKDVMPRIREVTEDIAQALDTVGLLNVQLAVRDGEVYVLEANPRSSRTVPFISKTTGVPIAKLAAQVMAGVSLEELDVQEQIPDQVSIKEVVLPFDRLPGSDPRLGPEMKSTGEVMGTAGSFGKAYQKAQMAVGKAIPLEGTALVDLPVIGFEEHFETVDLEDFEDTEEIVDAIQNGEIDLVVSRERDILEACVEETITYFSTLESAEAALEAINSADQPLNVQAIGDRPKDQRQWGK; from the coding sequence ATGACAGACGACGAAGACCGCACAATCCTGCTCATCGGGAGTGGGCCGATCCAGATCGGACAGGCCGCGGAGTTCGACTATTCCGGCGCACAGGCGTGTCGCGCGCTCCAGGAGGAGGGTGCGCGGGTCGTCCTCGTGAACTCGAACCCGGCGACCATCATGACCGATCCGGAGATGGCCGACAAGGTCTACCTCGAACCCATCAACACGGAAGCGATCTCCGAGATCATCAGGAAAGAGCAGCCCGACGGCGTTATCGCCGGGCTGGGTGGGCAGACTGGCCTGAACGTCACCGCCGAACTCGCCGAGGAAGGCGTCCTCGAAGAGCACGACGTCGAGGTCATGGGCACGCCCCTCGACACGATCTACGCGACCGAGGACCGCGAGCAGTTCCGCGACCGCATGGAGAAGATCGACGAGCCGGTCCCCGAGTCGATCACCATCGAGGCCATGGACGAGGTCGAGGACGCCGTCGAACAGGTGGGGGGGCTGCCGGTCATCATGCGCACGACCTACACGCTGGGTGGCGCGGGGTCGGGCGTCATCGACGACATGGACGAACTCAAAGAGGCCGTCCGCAAGGGGCTGCGCCTCTCGCGGAACAACGAAGTGATGATCACCGAGTCCATCGACGGGTGGGTCGAACTCGAATACGAGGTCATGCGCGACGCCGACGACTCCTGTATCATCATCTGCAACATGGAGAACCTCGACCCGATGGGCATCCACACCGGCGAATCCACCGTCGTCACGCCCTCCCAAGTCATCCCCGACGAGGGCCACCAGGAGATGCGCGACTCCGCGCTGAAGGTCATCCGAGAGTTGGGGATCGAGGGCGGCTGTAACATCCAGCACGCCTGGCGCGACGACGGCACGCCCGGCGGCGAATACAGGGTGGTCGAGGTCAATCCTCGGGTGTCGCGCTCTTCCGCGCTGGCCTCGAAAGCGACTGGCTACCCGATCGCCCGCGTGACCGCCAAGGTCGCGATGGGCAAGCGCCTCCACGAGATCGAAAACGAAATCACCGGCCAGACCACCGCCGCCTTCGAGCCCGCGATCGACTACATCGTCACGAAGGTGCCGCGCTGGCCCGTCGACAAGTTCCGCGACGTCGACTTCGAACTCGGCCCCGCGATGAAATCGACTGGTGAAGCGATGTCCATCGGCCGGACCTTTCCCGAGAGCCTACTGAAGGCCCTGCGCTCCAGCGAGTACAACCCGGCGGTCGACTGGGAAGACATCGGCGACGAGGAACTCGAAGCCGAGTATCTGGAGACGCCACGTCCCGACCGTCCCTACGCCATCTTCGAGGCGTTCTCTCGCGGCTACACGGTCTCGGAGATCAACGACCTGACCGAAATTCGTGAGTGGTACCTCGAACGCTTCGAGCAGGTCGCCGACGCCGCCGAGGCCGCACAAAATGGCGACTTCGAGATCGCCGGCCAGGCCGGGTTCACCGACCAGGAGATCACCGCCATCGCCGGCGGCGAGTTCAACGACACGCACCACTCCTGGCTGCCCGCCGACGTCGAAGACGGCGACGACGAGGAAGTCGAAGCGGCTGCGGATGGAGGAGCCACGATTCCGGACACCGTGACGGTCGAGACCGTCGCCGCCGAGACGACCGATCGGGACTTCAAGCTGGTCGACACCTGTGCGGGCGAGTTCAAGGCGACGACGCCGTACTACTACTCCTCGCGCGACCCCCACTCGGTGATGGATCGAGACGAACTACTCGTCGATCGCGACGTCGAGAGCGTCGTCGTAGTCGGCGGCGGTCCGATCCGCATCGGCCAGGGCGTCGAGTTCGACTACTGTTCGGTCCACGCCGTCCGCGCGCTGCGCGAGATGGGTATCGAAGCCCACGTCGTCAACAACAATCCCGAAACCGTCTCGACGGACTACGACACCTCCGACGGGCTGTTCTTCGAGCCCGTCACGGCCGAGGAAGTCGCCGACGTGATCGAAGCGACCGACGCCGACGGCGTGATGGTCCAGTTCGGTGGCCAGACCTCCGTCGACATCGGCCACCCGCTCGAACAGGAGCTACAGCGCCGGGATCTCGATTGTGAAATCATGGGTACGTCCGTGGACGCGATGGATCTCGCCGAGGACCGAGACCGCTTCAACCGCCTGATGGACGACCTGGGCATCGCCCAGGCCGAGGGTGGCTCCGCCACCAGCGAGGAAGAGGCCCTCGAACTGGCCCAGGAGATCGGCTATCCCGTGCTGGTCCGCCCGAGCTACGTCCTGGGTGGCCGCGCGATGGACATCGTCTACAACGACGAGGACCTCAAGACCTACATCGAGGAAGCAGTACGAGTGAGCCCGGACAAGCCGATCCTCATCGACGACTTCCTCGCCGACGCCGTCGAGCTCGACGTCGACGCCGTCGCCGACGGCGAGGACGTACTGATCGGCGGCGTCATGGAACACGTCGAAACTGCCGGTGTGCACTCCGGCGACTCGGCGTGTATGATCCCGCCGCGCTCTCAGGAGATCAAAGACGTCATGCCCCGCATCCGCGAGGTGACCGAGGACATCGCGCAGGCGCTAGACACGGTCGGCCTGCTGAACGTCCAGTTGGCAGTTCGCGATGGCGAGGTCTACGTGCTCGAAGCCAATCCGCGCTCCTCGCGCACCGTGCCGTTCATCTCGAAGACGACGGGTGTCCCGATCGCGAAACTCGCCGCCCAGGTCATGGCCGGCGTGTCCCTGGAGGAACTCGACGTCCAGGAACAGATCCCGGATCAGGTCTCGATCAAGGAGGTCGTCCTGCCGTTCGACCGCCTGCCGGGGAGTGATCCGCGTCTCGGCCCCGAGATGAAGTCGACTGGTGAGGTCATGGGCACCGCCGGGAGCTTCGGCAAGGCCTACCAGAAGGCCCAGATGGCCGTCGGCAAGGCGATTCCCCTGGAAGGCACAGCCTTAGTCGACCTGCCCGTGATCGGCTTCGAGGAGCACTTCGAGACCGTCGACCTGGAGGACTTCGAGGACACCGAGGAGATCGTCGATGCGATTCAGAACGGCGAGATCGACCTCGTGGTCTCCCGGGAACGCGACATCCTCGAAGCCTGTGTCGAGGAGACGATTACCTACTTCTCGACGCTGGAAAGTGCCGAAGCGGCTCTGGAAGCAATCAACAGCGCCGACCAGCCGCTGAACGTCCAGGCTATCGGTGACCGACCCAAAGACCAGCGTCAGTGGGGCAAGTAG
- a CDS encoding type II toxin-antitoxin system PrlF family antitoxin, producing MRFIDDPVNRAITTTRESTVTDYGKTTIPAEIRDALDIDP from the coding sequence GTGAGATTTATCGACGATCCAGTCAATCGTGCGATCACGACGACCAGAGAGTCGACGGTCACGGATTACGGGAAAACGACGATCCCCGCGGAGATCCGTGACGCTCTCGATATCGATCCCTGA
- the thiC gene encoding phosphomethylpyrimidine synthase ThiC translates to MSATQIQRARDGEITAEMERVAERENRNREFVREQVAAGQAVIPANHGHESLDPMIIGRAFSTKVNANIGNSEETSDIEGELEKLHTAVHYGADTVMDLSTGSDLDAIREANVEHSPVPVGTVPIYEVVKRAGSAADITHELLLDVIEKQAEQGVDYMTIHAGVRMEHLPLTDSRKTGIVSRGGSILAQWIEENGMENPLYTKFEEICEIFAEHDVTFSLGDGLRPGSLADASDEAQFAELETLGELTRTAWDHGVQVMVEGPGHVPMDEIRDNVEKQQEVCDGAPFYVLGPLVTDVAPGYDHITSAIGATEAGRAGAAMLCYVTPKEHLGLPEQEDVRDGLAAYRIAAHAADVANDLPGARDWDDALSEARYAFDWTEQFDLALDPERAKSFHDQTLPGDNYKEARFCSMCGVDFCSMRIDQDARDVADGEMDVIDEETDLTNSSAAEVNLPPVGTHDTSGVPETIEIDGVTFTPERHADD, encoded by the coding sequence ATGTCAGCGACCCAGATCCAGCGCGCACGCGACGGCGAGATCACCGCGGAGATGGAGCGCGTCGCCGAGCGCGAGAACCGCAATCGTGAGTTCGTCCGTGAGCAAGTCGCGGCAGGCCAGGCCGTCATCCCGGCCAATCACGGCCACGAGTCGCTCGATCCGATGATCATCGGCCGAGCGTTTTCGACGAAGGTCAACGCCAATATCGGCAACAGCGAGGAGACCAGCGACATCGAGGGCGAACTCGAGAAGCTCCACACGGCGGTCCACTACGGTGCGGACACGGTGATGGACCTCTCGACGGGGAGCGACCTCGACGCGATCCGCGAGGCCAACGTGGAACATTCACCTGTGCCCGTCGGCACCGTCCCGATTTACGAGGTCGTCAAGCGGGCGGGTAGTGCCGCGGATATCACCCACGAACTCCTGCTGGACGTGATCGAGAAACAGGCCGAGCAGGGGGTCGATTACATGACGATTCACGCGGGCGTGCGTATGGAGCACCTTCCGCTGACGGACAGCCGCAAGACGGGGATCGTCTCCCGCGGCGGGTCGATCCTCGCCCAGTGGATCGAGGAGAACGGCATGGAGAACCCCCTCTACACGAAATTCGAAGAGATCTGCGAAATCTTCGCTGAGCACGACGTGACGTTCTCGCTGGGTGACGGTCTGCGTCCGGGGAGTCTGGCCGACGCCAGCGACGAGGCCCAGTTCGCGGAACTCGAAACCCTGGGGGAACTCACTCGAACCGCGTGGGACCACGGCGTGCAGGTCATGGTCGAGGGGCCGGGCCACGTCCCGATGGACGAGATTCGGGACAACGTCGAGAAGCAACAGGAGGTCTGTGACGGTGCGCCGTTCTACGTGCTCGGGCCGCTCGTGACGGACGTCGCGCCGGGCTACGATCACATCACCAGCGCCATCGGTGCGACTGAAGCCGGCCGCGCGGGTGCGGCGATGCTGTGTTACGTCACCCCCAAAGAACATCTCGGGCTCCCCGAACAGGAGGATGTCAGGGATGGGCTGGCGGCCTACCGGATCGCCGCCCACGCCGCCGACGTGGCCAACGACCTTCCAGGGGCTCGGGACTGGGACGACGCGCTCTCGGAAGCGCGGTACGCTTTCGACTGGACCGAGCAGTTCGACCTGGCACTCGACCCCGAACGCGCGAAATCGTTCCACGACCAGACGCTGCCCGGTGACAACTACAAGGAGGCCCGTTTCTGCTCGATGTGCGGGGTCGATTTCTGTTCGATGCGGATCGACCAGGACGCCAGAGACGTCGCGGACGGTGAGATGGACGTGATCGACGAGGAGACCGATCTCACGAACTCGTCCGCTGCCGAAGTGAATTTGCCGCCCGTCGGCACTCACGACACGAGTGGTGTCCCCGAGACGATCGAGATCGACGGCGTGACGTTTACGCCCGAGCGACACGCAGACGACTAG
- a CDS encoding LiaF transmembrane domain-containing protein: MQTRRLPSQVVLGALVVVVGIVLLTETTGYADVDVFWTYVPSLFILLGVYAFVASGFRNVIGPLIIVGVAGAWQLVALEYLTAEEVVQFWPLLIVLLGLSIILGQYRSRAKSVEGTYVSALGIFGGSEKRASGAFTGADLTALFGGASLDLRDADPEDHPVHVSTTALFGGVEIVAPREWNVQLDVLPIFGGASDDRARSEDEHEHVDLVVTGFAAFGGVAIED, translated from the coding sequence ATGCAAACTCGCCGACTCCCATCACAGGTCGTCCTCGGAGCGCTGGTCGTCGTCGTCGGGATCGTCCTCCTGACAGAGACGACGGGATACGCGGACGTGGACGTCTTCTGGACGTACGTGCCGTCGCTGTTCATTCTGCTGGGGGTGTACGCCTTCGTCGCGAGCGGGTTCCGGAACGTGATCGGCCCGTTGATCATCGTCGGCGTCGCCGGTGCCTGGCAACTCGTGGCCCTGGAATACCTCACTGCCGAGGAGGTCGTCCAGTTCTGGCCGCTGTTGATCGTCCTGCTCGGGCTCTCGATCATCCTGGGTCAGTACCGTTCGCGCGCCAAGAGCGTCGAAGGAACCTACGTCAGTGCACTGGGGATCTTCGGCGGCTCCGAAAAACGCGCGTCGGGCGCGTTCACCGGCGCTGATCTGACCGCGCTGTTCGGCGGCGCGTCGCTCGATCTCCGCGACGCTGACCCCGAAGATCATCCAGTCCACGTCTCCACGACGGCACTGTTCGGCGGCGTCGAAATCGTCGCTCCACGGGAATGGAATGTCCAACTGGACGTGCTCCCGATCTTCGGCGGGGCCAGCGACGACCGGGCCCGTAGCGAGGACGAACACGAGCACGTCGATCTCGTGGTCACAGGCTTCGCCGCCTTCGGTGGCGTCGCGATCGAAGACTGA
- a CDS encoding DUF7504 family protein gives MLAQRPGRRASKCSPLLVFADPLDADREAACSTLLDGTSDAPPSLLVFAYNRRPRVVTEHVREHADSDCESLTILDLCEDDHRQSRPASLGSDVVVERESASNLTGIGIDVANAIDRVDEEPLHVCLGSLTTLVQYVDPETAFKFLQVTISRLESTEGHVHAHLDPDAVDEETVTTLESLFDGILCRRDREWTIED, from the coding sequence ATGTTAGCACAACGTCCCGGACGACGCGCCAGCAAGTGTTCCCCGCTGCTGGTGTTCGCCGATCCGCTCGACGCCGACCGCGAAGCCGCCTGTAGCACGCTGCTCGACGGAACAAGCGATGCGCCACCCTCCCTGCTCGTGTTCGCGTACAACCGCCGGCCGCGCGTCGTCACCGAACACGTCCGCGAGCACGCCGACAGCGATTGTGAGTCGCTAACGATCCTCGATCTCTGTGAGGACGACCACAGACAGAGCCGGCCGGCGTCCCTCGGATCGGATGTCGTCGTCGAGCGCGAATCGGCGTCGAACTTGACGGGGATCGGGATCGACGTTGCCAACGCGATCGATCGCGTCGACGAGGAACCACTACACGTCTGCCTGGGATCGCTCACCACGCTCGTCCAGTACGTCGATCCCGAGACGGCGTTCAAGTTCTTGCAGGTGACCATCAGCCGGCTCGAATCGACCGAGGGGCACGTCCACGCCCACCTCGATCCCGACGCCGTCGACGAGGAGACCGTCACGACGCTCGAATCGCTGTTCGACGGGATTCTGTGTCGCCGGGATCGAGAGTGGACGATCGAGGATTAA
- a CDS encoding YqaA family protein: MPIELVLSGGFLEGLFATLKDAVETATGPLGLGIIGIYSFLIAFVLPLPSEVVLAPASQMRLGFSTEVTLVLIILVSGIGKAAGSVFAFHIGQEAKQSGPVIRFVRQSRFDIIAWSEKKTVQLAQRFGYVGLALALCVPFFPDTISIYAFSVLEEDYYRFAAATFVGSVGRLVVTLVGVFGAATVF; this comes from the coding sequence GTGCCCATCGAACTGGTCCTCTCGGGTGGCTTCCTCGAAGGTCTGTTCGCCACGCTCAAAGACGCCGTCGAGACGGCGACGGGACCGCTCGGCCTCGGTATCATCGGGATCTACTCGTTTCTGATCGCGTTCGTCCTCCCCCTCCCGAGCGAGGTCGTCCTCGCGCCAGCGAGCCAGATGCGGCTCGGCTTCTCGACGGAGGTGACGCTGGTGCTCATTATCCTCGTCAGCGGCATCGGCAAAGCCGCGGGCAGCGTCTTCGCGTTCCACATCGGCCAGGAGGCCAAACAGTCCGGCCCGGTCATTCGCTTCGTCAGACAGTCACGATTCGACATCATCGCGTGGTCCGAGAAGAAGACCGTCCAGCTCGCCCAGCGATTCGGCTACGTGGGGCTCGCGCTCGCGCTCTGTGTCCCCTTCTTCCCCGACACGATCTCGATCTACGCGTTCTCGGTCCTCGAAGAGGACTACTATCGCTTCGCCGCAGCGACGTTCGTCGGCAGCGTTGGCCGGCTAGTGGTCACGCTCGTCGGCGTCTTCGGGGCCGCGACCGTGTTCTAG